The following nucleotide sequence is from Hylaeus volcanicus isolate JK05 chromosome 3, UHH_iyHylVolc1.0_haploid, whole genome shotgun sequence.
TTTTCGTGTAATGGCTTTCAAATGGATGCTTGTGGTGATGTCTAAGTGTGCGAATTTTGTGATTCCATTGGTGCATCGTAAGCATAAGACGAGAAGGTATTCTTATATAGACTGTTCGAATAACAATTAACGTGAAAATTaaacttgaatattttttttcagtaaCCGCCAAAACTGCTTAGActtaaaattcatcgaaattaaatgtttcatttaatacaCTTATGTAAACATAACACATAGTCATACGCCTTACAcgcatatatatacatatatataaatacatttttatatatttatgtaccaTATACgttcgtatatttatatatacttatacatatgcatacatgCAATTGGTTCCCATATTCCTTTGAACTTCATAATATATGCATGTCGGCATGttaatttacattatcaaTTAATAGCTTTATCACATATAAAGTTTGTTCTATTTACAGTAACTTTTCGTCTACGCTTGGAATGTTCCAATATTTCGTATGCGATTAATAATGACGTAAGAGTCACGATTCAATGAAAAACGTTTCGATCGTGCTTTTGGAATTTCCATTACGTCATATCTTTCtcgtaataaaattgaatttgtcaAAAATCTTTGCACGATCATCCTCTTCCGTACTTCGTTCCGGTcttttagaatttcaaattacaccAAGATCAAGCTCGTATAGTTTCAACTCTATTCAAACGTATCGCCATTTTGTCATCGTAGTTTAGCATCTGTCATAATGTTGCAGTAAATTAAGTTTTCACGTAAACATTTGTGATCTCTTACGTCTATACCTTGTtacgcatttttttttcaaaactaaCTTCCAAAGATAAATTATACTAAATCATAATCTTTGACCGAAGTTTTAATAGATGGTACTAAAAAGTTTTATAAGAACGATAACTTAAAGATTATGTACAATTGATTACTTATAAAACTACTATGCAACAATTTAATGATTCTATACACTTGAAATTGTAACATTTCTCTTTATATTACATTCATCTGTTTCAGGATTAGTAAAAAAGGATGAGACTGcgcaaatttatttctatcatttttgCACCTGCTTATCGTATACTAACTACTTTCGTGTTCCCGTGTGTATTGCTAATACAtgtactttaatatttcatctcTGCAAAACTGAAATTTACTGAATAGCGTTATCGATAACCTTGAAATTCGCAACAATTAATCAACATCACGCACCAAGAAAGAATTGGTAAGTTCTCCTTTGTTAAGCAcattgcagtaattataaccCCTTGACATTGCATTTATGAATATACTAATAACTTTTGATTTGATATGCTTTCTTATTCAGTATGAAATTTCagctttataattaaaattttgaataagataatacaaattattttttcgtaaTATACAGGAAGTacgaaatatacaatttacaataCCATCAAGCACGGGAAACTCAGTTACAATGTAACGTGGCAtgtatttgtaacaaaaagtaaatttattacagaagaaaactaattttaaaatggtAATACACAAAATTAGGcgatgataataaatatgcGAGCGTATGAAGTTCCTAAATGAGAATAAATAATGACAGATGTGTGCTTAACGCgttcaattcaattattatacacTAACAAGATTACGTATATAGACTTCTTCAGGTATGTGCTTCAAGTTTCGGTTTGCATTGCCATATCGTATATAAACAAAGTATAATAGACATTTCGGCAAAAATTATAGTccttttcataaaatatattgttttataaaaactgGTTTAGTAAGAaataactacaaaaaaaaaaaaaaaaaaaaaatgatatctaTGTGCAATAGGTGTCAGGTACTTTTTGGAATCGATGCTTCACCCAGTACCCAAAGCTTTAAAGTCAACGTAAATATACAGAAAGGTTGTTTATTGTATTCATGTTGTGTTAATATCACATACAAGTACACTTTAAAGCTTCTAAAGAGAGGTCCTGTAACTGAGCGTTTGATTTCTGTACTTCACCAACATATTCCAAACATTTCCTAACATCCATATTGCTAATATTTATCTGTGGTAACGTAAAAAAATGCTGTATGTACATAACGGGCAATCCTCAATATGAAGATGAAATTACGATCCAAAGACTGCTCAATACGTTTAAATGATTTCACACTGCTTTTTCCAGCTTTCCTCATGCCATGgaaattgtaacatttattccTAGATTTCCATTATCAGCAAATAACTGTGCAATAGAGGTGTCAAATACAAGGCAGTCTGAATTTAAGATAGCAGATGAAACACCTTCGTGAATAGAACGTGGCATAGCTTCCCATGTCAGACGCCTTTTATGTCCATTCAGTTCTAGTCTGTTTAGCATTAGAAttaacgttaaattattatcgaaatatattacaaaaagcGCATATTTACCTGTAAGCAAAGTTTTCTGCCTGTTTTCTTGAGCCAATCAGTTGAACAATTGCAAAAAATTGTTGGTGTCCATCATACTTTTCTTGCTTTTCAAGCACTAGCATAAAATGATGACCGAAACAAGACTGCATCATTACCCAGTCCACAGCACCAGGAAGATTAATATCAGTTGCTAAAAAAACAATGTCTTCTCCTGTAAAAGAACATTGTAGTTATCTTTctaattataagaaataaagttGAGTGTCTTATTCAGGGACACTACCTTGAAGAGTTGTAATACTTTTGTGACTCATAACAAGATGCGGCATTACTTGTTCAAGAGATCCTTGCCATTTACAAGAAGCACCTGGACAAGGACAACTGTATGGACGGAATTCGCACGCATCTTCGTGATCTACCTTTTCAGTATGCAGCAAAGAAGCTGTGCATCCACTCGTTGAATACTTGCAAGGAAACATTACATTACCTGCCACTTTTTCCATAGCCAGGTTGCGGATATTACCTGTATTGAAAATACAgtcatttgttaaatatttgtttccaaataaagCCTACATTGCAGACGTACTATTCaaagattttaattacattttagtTTTACATACCTAATGGACCTCTA
It contains:
- the LOC128873353 gene encoding E3 ubiquitin-protein ligase SIAH1-like, with translation MSQLSISTGKRGRSVASSSASTVSSLSSSTDLASLFECPVCFDYVLPPILQCQSGHLVCSTCRPKLNCCPTCRGPLGNIRNLAMEKVAGNVMFPCKYSTSGCTASLLHTEKVDHEDACEFRPYSCPCPGASCKWQGSLEQVMPHLVMSHKSITTLQGEDIVFLATDINLPGAVDWVMMQSCFGHHFMLVLEKQEKYDGHQQFFAIVQLIGSRKQAENFAYRLELNGHKRRLTWEAMPRSIHEGVSSAILNSDCLVFDTSIAQLFADNGNLGINVTISMA